The following coding sequences lie in one Myxococcus xanthus genomic window:
- a CDS encoding DUF378 domain-containing protein, whose product MERADADRTRGGLAKAMAVLAIIGAINWGLIGFFNWNLVNALFGGDTRTAMSALSRLIYSVVGLSGIALALTFPWKKSLGATTTPRTDVGFHRRTEVRP is encoded by the coding sequence ATGGAACGAGCGGACGCGGACCGAACCAGAGGAGGGCTCGCCAAGGCGATGGCCGTCCTGGCCATCATCGGCGCCATCAACTGGGGCCTGATTGGCTTCTTCAATTGGAACCTCGTGAACGCGCTGTTCGGCGGCGATACACGGACAGCGATGAGCGCGCTCAGCCGTCTCATCTACTCCGTCGTGGGTCTGTCGGGCATCGCGCTGGCACTCACCTTCCCGTGGAAGAAGAGCCTGGGAGCCACCACAACGCCGAGAACAGACGTGGGGTTTCACCGCAGAACCGAAGTGCGTCCATGA